The following coding sequences are from one Zonotrichia albicollis isolate bZonAlb1 chromosome 13, bZonAlb1.hap1, whole genome shotgun sequence window:
- the NAE1 gene encoding NEDD8-activating enzyme E1 regulatory subunit — translation MARPGRAGLKEQRYDRQLRLWGDHGQEALESAHVCVINATATGTEILKNLVLPGIGSFTIVDGNRVSGEDVGNNFFLQKSHIGQSRAQSAMELLQELNSDVSGNFVEESPEKLLDNDPSFFNRFNLVVATQLPESTLLRLAEVLWNSNIPLLVCRTYGLVGYMRVVIKEHTVVESHPDNMLEDLRLDRPFPELTEHVQDYNLEQMDKKDHSHTPWIVIVAKYLTKWFNEKSEQLPKNYKEKEAFKELIRQGILKNENGTPEDEENFEEAIKNVNTALNRTEIPRGIEELFNDDCCLKLTEQSSSFWILVRALKEFVANEGQGSLPVRGTIPDMIADSSKFIKLQNVYREKAKKDAAAVGSHAAKLLQSLGKAPESISERELKLFCSNAAFLRVVRCRSLAEEHSPSSCSRDAIVSHMDNPDSEIVLYLMLRAVNRFYKQHGRYPGVYNYQVEDDIAKLKSCLTGFLQEHGLSVVVKDDYVQEFCRYGAAEPHAVAAFMGGAAAQEVIKVITGQFVIFNNTFIYSGMSQTSATFQL, via the exons atggcgcggccgggccgggccggcctCAAGGAGCAGCGCTACGACCGCCAGCTCAG ACTGTGGGGTGACCATGGCCAGGAAGCGTTGGAATCTGCCCATGTTTGTGTGATAAATGCAACAGCAACAGGAACTGAAATACTCAAAAACTTGGTGCTGCCAG gTATTGGTTCGTTTACAATTGTCGATGGGAATCGAGTCTCTGGAGAAGATGTTGGAAATAA tttctttttacAAAAAAGCCATATTGGTCAG AGTCGTGCCCAGAGTGCCATGGAGCTCTTGCAGGAATTGAATAGTGACGTTTCTGGAAACTTTGTTGAAGAG AGTCCAGAAAAGCTTTTAGACAACGACCCTTCCTTTTTTAATCGGTTTAACTTGGTGGTTGCAACACAACTGCCAGAAAG TACATTGTTGCGCCTGGCTGAAGTTCTCTGGAATTCCAACATTCCTCTGCTGGTCTGCAGGACCTATGGACTGGTTGGTTACATGAGAGTCGTGATTAAAGAACATACAG TTGTTGAATCTCACCCTGACAATATGTTAGAAGATTTGAGACTGGACAGACCATTTCCAGAGCTGACAGAACACGTTCAGGATTACAACTTGGAGCAGATGGACAAAAAG GACCACAGCCACACTCCATGGATTGTGATTGTAGCCAAGTATCTCACAAAATGGTTCAATGAG AAAAGTGAACAGTTGCCTAAGAATTACAAAGAGAAAGAAGCCTTCAAAGAACTGATTCGGCAAG gTATCTTAAAGAATGAAAATGGCACCCCAGAAGATGAGGAAAACTTTGAGGAAGCTATAAAAAATGTGAATACAGCATTAAATCGTACAGAG aTTCCAAGAGGCATTGAAGAGCTTTTTAATGATGACTGCTGCCTAAAACTAACGGAGCAG TCATCTTCCTTCTGGATTTTGGTTCgagctttaaaggaatttgTGGCAAATGAAGGGCAAGGAAGCTTGCCTGTCCGGGGCACCATTCCTGATATGATAGCAGACTCCAGTAAATTCATCAAATTGCAAAATGT CTATCGTGAAAAAGCAAAgaaggatgctgctgctgtggggagcCATGCTGCTAAATTGTTACAGTCCCTGGGCAAG GCACCTGAGTCTATTTCAGAGAGAGAATTGAAATTGTTCT GCAGCAACGCCGCCTTCCTGCGCGTGGTGCGCTGCCGCTCGCTGGCTgaggagcacagccccagctcctgcagcagggatgcCATCG TTTCCCATATGGATAACCCTGACAGTGAAATAGTGTTGTACTTGATGCTGAGGGCTGTCAATAGGTTTTACAAGCAGCATGGCAGATACCCAG GTGTCTACAACTACCAGGTGGAAGATGATATTGCAAAGCTAAAATCATGCCTTACTGGTTTCCTCCAAGAACATGGGCTGTCTGTAGTGGTGAAAGATGACTATGTGCAGGAGTT TTGTCGCTACGGAGCCGCCGAGCCTCACGCTGTTGCTGCCTTCATGGGAG gagctgctgcacaggAAGTTATCAAAGTCATTACAGGGCAGTTTGTAATTTTTAATAACACCTTTATTTACAGTGGAATGTCACAGACTTCAGCAACTTTCCAGCTGTAG